A region from the Aegilops tauschii subsp. strangulata cultivar AL8/78 chromosome 5, Aet v6.0, whole genome shotgun sequence genome encodes:
- the LOC109762498 gene encoding BTB/POZ and MATH domain-containing protein 3-like — translation MAEQCKISAAMVSEERSFARSYVLKVDGYSRAKAFLETGKCLTSDPFSVGGHDWTVLCYPNGDNRNHAYYISIFLRLESADAGDVKAKFTLSLLDKNGQPVPSYSRASPVLTFSKKDSCLGYPDFFNKADLERSAHLRDDCITIRCDVTVIHGEETRIPPSDLHQHFGDLLENKDAADLIFQVGAQSFSAHRCVLAARSSVFKAELLGTMKESSAANPIEIYDVEADVFKSLLHFIYTDSVPPVLDVGMASHLLVAADRYNIGRLKLICEEKLCTHIDSNMVATSLALAEQHGFHRLKEACLQFLASPSNFKAMMASDGFEHLTSSCPHVLKELVARILPAEWGVAKDVVMTMWK, via the coding sequence ATGGCAGAGCAATGCAAGATTTCTGCTGCCATGGTATCTGAGGAAAGGTCATTTGCGCGGTCATATGTGCTCAAGGTAGATGGATACTCCAGAGCCAAGGCGTTTCTCGAGACCGGCAAGTGCCTTACCTCTGACCCTTTCAGTGTTGGAGGGCACGACTGGACCGTGTTATGTTACCCAAACGGTGACAATAGGAATCATGCCTATTACATATCCATTTTTCTACGTCTTGAATCTGCTGATGCTGGAGATGTGAAGGCGAAATTCACGCTCAGTCTACTTGACAAGAATGGACAACCGGTGCCTTCATACAGCCGTGCCTCCCCTGTGCTAACCTTCTCAAAGAAAGATTCATGCTTGGGCTACCCTGACTTCTTCAACAAGGCTGATCTGGAGCGATCGGCACATCTAAGAGACGACTGTATCACCATCAGGTGCGATGTCACCGTCATCCATGGGGAAGAAACAAGGATTCCTCCAAGCGACCTgcaccagcacttcggtgacctCCTCGAGAATAAGGACGCAGCAGACCTAATCTTTCAAGTCGGTGCACAGAGTTTCTCAGCCCACAGGTGTGTCCTCGCTGCTCGGTCATCCGTCTTCAAGGCGGAGCTCCTTGGCACTATGAAGGAGAGTTCTGCAGCTAATCCTATTGAAATCTATGACGTGGAAGCTGATGTTTTCAAGTCCTTGCTTCACTTCATATACACTGACTCCGTTCCTCCAGTGCTTGATGTGGGGATGGCCAGCCATCTACTCGTGGCTGCTGACAGGTACAACATCGGCAGGCTGAAGCTGATATGCGAGGAGAAATTGTGCACTCACATCGATTCCAACATGGTGGCCACCAGTTTAGCTTTAGCAGAGCAGCATGGTTTCCATCGTCTCAAAGAGGCTTGTTTGCAATTCCTTGCTTCTCCTTCCAATTTCAAAGCTATGATGGCAAGCGACGGTTTTGAGCATCTGACATCCAGCTGCCCACATGTTCTCAAGGAGCTTGTAGCTAGAATCCTTCCGGCTGAATGGGGGGTGGCAAAGGACGTTGTCATGACAATGTGGAAGTAG